From the genome of Rosettibacter firmus, one region includes:
- a CDS encoding 1-deoxy-D-xylulose-5-phosphate reductoisomerase, protein MKKILILGSTGSIGKNALDIIRNFKEEFSVVGLTVNDNIDLLEEQINEFNPATVVVKNNLKAKELRERIGTRCRILEGEEGLLEITKFEDYDILLSAIVGFAGLKPTIEAIKKGKRIALANKETLVVAGEIIIKLSNQYHSEIIPVDSEHSAIFQCLVGEDKKDINKIILTASGGPFLNKSKEEFVNVTIEEALQHPNWKMGNKITIDSATMMNKGLEVIEAFWLFGLSKDQIDIAIHPQSIIHSMVEFKDGSIKAQLSLPDMKLPILYAFSYPHRLNYSQILTDIKKIGQLTFFEPDFDKFVCLKLAYDVIEEGGTAPCILNAANEMAVEKFLKGKIKFSQIPELIKEALDVVNNHSNATLENIFEADFRTREFINNKFK, encoded by the coding sequence ATGAAAAAAATTTTGATCTTAGGTTCAACAGGTTCTATTGGTAAAAATGCTCTTGATATAATCAGAAATTTTAAAGAAGAATTTTCTGTCGTTGGTCTAACAGTAAATGATAATATTGATTTACTCGAAGAACAAATTAATGAATTCAATCCAGCTACAGTTGTAGTAAAAAACAATTTAAAAGCAAAAGAGTTAAGAGAACGAATTGGTACCAGATGCAGGATTTTAGAAGGAGAAGAAGGCTTATTAGAAATAACAAAATTCGAAGATTACGATATACTTCTTTCTGCAATTGTTGGTTTTGCTGGACTTAAACCTACAATCGAAGCCATAAAAAAAGGGAAAAGAATAGCTCTTGCTAATAAAGAAACACTGGTTGTGGCTGGAGAAATTATAATTAAACTTTCCAATCAGTATCACTCGGAAATTATTCCAGTTGATTCTGAACACAGTGCAATTTTTCAATGTCTGGTTGGTGAAGATAAAAAAGATATTAACAAAATTATATTAACTGCCTCTGGCGGTCCTTTCCTTAATAAAAGCAAAGAAGAGTTTGTTAATGTAACTATTGAAGAAGCATTGCAACATCCCAACTGGAAAATGGGAAATAAAATTACCATCGATTCTGCCACCATGATGAATAAAGGTCTTGAAGTAATAGAAGCTTTCTGGTTATTTGGTTTATCAAAAGATCAAATTGATATAGCCATTCATCCACAATCTATTATTCATTCGATGGTTGAGTTTAAAGATGGTTCAATTAAAGCACAGCTAAGCTTGCCAGATATGAAACTTCCTATTCTTTATGCTTTTTCCTATCCTCATAGACTCAATTATTCCCAAATATTAACTGACATAAAAAAAATCGGACAACTTACATTTTTTGAACCAGATTTTGATAAATTTGTATGTCTAAAGCTGGCTTATGATGTAATAGAAGAAGGTGGTACTGCTCCATGCATTTTAAATGCAGCAAACGAAATGGCAGTCGAAAAATTTTTAAAAGGAAAAATTAAGTTTTCACAAATTCCTGAATTAATTAAAGAAGCTCTTGATGTAGTCAATAATCATAGCAATGCTACTTTAGAAAATATATTCGAAGCAGATTTTAGAACAAGAGAATTTATTAATAATAAATTTAAATAA
- the rseP gene encoding RIP metalloprotease RseP translates to MDYIIYFIITVAILVFIHEFGHFAAAKLSKMRVDIFAIGFGKRLFGWNKLNGFSFGDLPKDWDSQGNTDYRICLFPLGGYVKIAGMIDESLDTKFIASEPQPYEFRSKPTIHKLFVISAGVIMNLILTLSIFWGINYFIGKQVFKTTTINKIETGSIAEKIGFKSYDKIISINNNPVKNWDEIIENIFIKNNQDINVKALRNNDTVIFSFPKKLIAENSQNGLILFPYPTQPYIQDVMKNSPAEDAGIKPGDIFISIAGIKVIDREHVVEIISSNKEKDIEITLLRNNDTIKTRVNPGIEGKIGIAVSDIYTGEFEYKKYGIISAFTHSIANIGNYTVLTFGMLKKVITGKIPFNQAFGGPVKIAQYAAKSADSGTISFLYFLAMLSLSLAIINILPFPALDGGHFIIIFLEGIFRRELPVKVKIAIQNAGFIILLILMAFIIYNDLISL, encoded by the coding sequence ATGGATTATATAATTTATTTTATCATTACTGTTGCTATACTCGTATTTATACACGAATTCGGACACTTTGCTGCAGCAAAATTATCTAAGATGCGTGTTGATATTTTTGCTATTGGTTTTGGCAAAAGATTGTTTGGCTGGAACAAATTAAATGGATTTTCATTTGGTGATTTACCAAAAGATTGGGATAGTCAGGGAAATACAGATTATCGTATTTGTTTATTCCCGCTTGGTGGCTATGTTAAAATTGCCGGTATGATCGATGAAAGTCTTGATACAAAATTTATAGCCAGCGAACCTCAACCATACGAATTTAGATCAAAGCCTACTATTCATAAATTATTTGTAATCAGTGCCGGCGTCATAATGAATCTTATTCTCACATTAAGCATTTTCTGGGGAATAAACTATTTCATTGGAAAACAGGTATTTAAAACAACAACTATTAATAAAATAGAAACTGGTAGCATAGCAGAAAAAATTGGATTTAAATCCTACGATAAAATCATTTCTATTAATAACAATCCAGTAAAAAACTGGGATGAAATTATAGAAAATATTTTTATTAAAAATAATCAGGATATAAATGTTAAGGCTCTTAGAAATAACGATACTGTAATATTTAGTTTTCCTAAAAAATTAATTGCAGAAAATTCTCAAAATGGATTGATCTTATTTCCTTATCCAACTCAACCTTACATTCAAGATGTTATGAAAAACTCTCCTGCCGAAGATGCAGGAATTAAACCCGGTGATATATTTATTTCGATTGCAGGTATCAAAGTTATTGATAGAGAACACGTTGTTGAAATTATCTCTTCAAATAAAGAAAAAGATATTGAAATAACTTTGCTCAGAAATAATGACACAATTAAAACCAGAGTAAATCCCGGAATTGAAGGAAAAATTGGTATTGCGGTAAGTGATATTTACACTGGAGAGTTTGAATACAAAAAATATGGTATTATATCAGCTTTCACACACAGTATTGCTAATATTGGAAATTATACTGTTTTAACATTTGGAATGCTAAAGAAAGTAATCACTGGCAAAATACCTTTCAATCAGGCTTTTGGTGGTCCAGTAAAAATTGCACAGTATGCTGCCAAGTCAGCAGATTCAGGAACTATTTCATTTCTTTATTTTCTTGCAATGCTCAGTTTAAGTTTAGCAATAATAAATATACTTCCTTTCCCTGCTTTAGATGGTGGACATTTTATAATAATTTTTCTTGAAGGTATCTTTAGAAGAGAATTACCAGTAAAAGTAAAAATTGCAATTCAAAATGCAGGTTTTATAATCTTACTTATACTAATGGCATTCATAATTTACAATGATTTAATAAGCTTATAA
- a CDS encoding TonB-dependent receptor plug domain-containing protein gives MKLKYFLFVAFIIISNFRVFSQEKEYKLDEVIVSANRVPIEYANLARTVTVITNDEIKNLPVNNVQDLLEYINAIDLKTRGSEGVQADAGIRGGTFEQTLIMIDGIKISDPQTGHHNLNLPITLNNIERIEILKGQGSRLFGANAFGGAINIITKKSNKKSLSLSGLAGEHNLYELNLFSSYPIGITGNNFSVSRKKSNGYRENTDFDITTFSIGQNLNFRKSVVNFFFGYVDKKFGAYNFYSDRFPNQWEHTTTKLFSTSAEFGNNNLTLSPKIFWRRNDDDYILDKKNPDWYHNIHKTYSYGFEVQASLKSSIGITSIGTEITKDEIKSSNLGYHKRSRGGIFAEQLINFSNDISLSAGIFIYNYTSIGWKFWPGIDLSYKISKTSKIFASYGKAFRIPTFTELYYTSPANMGNPNLKHEETTNYEFGFSYFGKAFNSGIALFIKDGNNIIDWGRLSKDSPWIVENLANVKTYGTEINLQIYPAKINSGIPVNKIEINYTYLSMDRTTGKYESKYLLDYLRHQLILGIGYNLPFNINHNWFFRFEERINFSPYWIVDSQISKQLNRFFLFIRGTNIFNKSRSDFAGLPLPGRWISFGVNYNL, from the coding sequence ATGAAACTGAAATATTTTCTGTTTGTTGCATTTATAATCATAAGTAACTTTAGAGTATTTTCACAAGAAAAAGAATATAAATTAGATGAAGTAATTGTTTCTGCTAATCGTGTTCCGATTGAATATGCAAACTTAGCAAGAACTGTTACTGTAATTACAAACGATGAAATAAAAAATTTACCGGTAAATAACGTTCAGGATTTACTGGAATATATAAATGCAATTGATTTAAAGACCAGAGGAAGCGAAGGTGTTCAGGCAGATGCTGGAATTAGAGGTGGTACATTTGAACAAACATTGATAATGATAGATGGCATAAAAATCAGTGATCCTCAAACCGGTCATCATAATTTAAACTTACCAATTACATTAAATAATATTGAAAGAATAGAAATACTCAAAGGTCAGGGTTCAAGATTATTTGGAGCAAATGCATTTGGAGGAGCCATTAACATTATTACAAAAAAATCTAATAAAAAATCTCTTTCGCTATCAGGTTTAGCTGGAGAACACAATCTATATGAATTAAATTTATTTTCTTCTTATCCAATTGGTATAACTGGAAATAACTTTTCTGTTTCCAGAAAGAAATCAAATGGCTACAGAGAAAATACTGATTTTGATATTACTACATTTTCAATTGGACAAAATTTAAATTTCAGGAAAAGTGTTGTTAACTTTTTCTTTGGTTATGTTGATAAAAAATTTGGTGCTTATAATTTCTATTCCGATAGATTCCCAAATCAATGGGAACATACTACCACAAAACTTTTCAGTACTTCAGCTGAGTTTGGTAATAACAACTTAACTTTATCGCCAAAAATATTCTGGAGAAGAAATGATGATGATTATATACTGGATAAAAAAAATCCAGACTGGTATCATAACATTCACAAAACTTATTCTTATGGTTTCGAAGTTCAGGCTTCTCTTAAATCTTCAATTGGAATTACAAGTATAGGGACAGAAATTACAAAAGATGAAATTAAAAGTAGCAATCTTGGATATCATAAAAGAAGTAGAGGTGGAATATTTGCCGAACAACTAATTAATTTTTCAAATGATATCTCTTTGTCAGCAGGAATTTTTATTTATAATTATACAAGCATAGGATGGAAATTCTGGCCAGGGATAGATTTATCTTATAAAATTTCAAAAACTTCTAAAATATTTGCATCTTATGGAAAAGCTTTCCGTATACCAACATTCACTGAACTTTATTATACAAGTCCAGCTAATATGGGAAATCCTAATTTAAAACACGAAGAAACTACAAACTACGAATTTGGTTTCTCATATTTTGGTAAAGCTTTCAATTCAGGAATTGCATTATTTATTAAAGATGGAAATAACATAATCGATTGGGGTAGATTATCAAAAGATTCACCCTGGATAGTTGAGAATTTAGCCAATGTTAAAACATATGGAACAGAAATAAATTTGCAGATTTATCCAGCAAAAATAAATTCCGGGATTCCTGTAAATAAAATTGAGATTAATTATACTTATCTTTCTATGGATAGAACAACAGGTAAATATGAATCAAAGTATTTACTTGATTATTTAAGACATCAACTTATTTTAGGTATTGGTTATAATTTACCATTCAATATCAATCATAACTGGTTCTTCAGATTTGAAGAAAGAATTAATTTTAGTCCTTACTGGATAGTAGATTCACAAATAAGTAAACAATTAAATCGATTCTTTTTATTTATAAGAGGAACAAATATATTTAATAAATCTCGTTCAGATTTTGCAGGATTGCCATTACCCGGTAGATGGATCTCATTTGGTGTTAATTATAATTTATAA
- a CDS encoding YraN family protein: protein MTNKVKKGKEGEEIACNYLLERGYKILEKNYHYGHGEIDIIAKDRDTLVFVEVKYRKSLEYGMPEDSITKKKQSQIRKTAEAYLYENKIENQSCRIDVISILHLQNEKPVINHYMDVF, encoded by the coding sequence ATGACTAATAAAGTAAAGAAGGGCAAAGAGGGAGAAGAAATAGCCTGCAATTATTTACTGGAACGAGGTTATAAAATTCTTGAAAAGAATTATCACTATGGTCACGGTGAAATTGATATTATTGCAAAAGATCGGGATACTCTTGTATTTGTAGAAGTGAAGTATAGAAAATCTCTGGAATATGGAATGCCTGAAGATTCAATTACCAAGAAAAAACAATCACAAATTAGAAAAACTGCAGAAGCATATCTTTATGAGAATAAGATTGAAAATCAATCGTGCCGGATAGATGTTATTTCAATATTACATTTGCAAAATGAAAAACCGGTAATCAATCATTATATGGATGTTTTTTAA
- a CDS encoding ribonuclease HII, translating to MIEKYNSLKKFDNSFINSNVKLIAGVDEAGRGPIAGPVVAAAVIFDKKKFNPQINDSKKLSEKKREELFEWIIQNCISYSIGIVSHIEIDEINILQASLKAMKIAVDNLKIKPHLILIDGNKSFSNDNEIDIKTIVKGDSKSFAIASASIIAKVTRDRIMKEASLMHPEYLWEKNKGYPTLQHIEAVKTFGITPLHRKTFLKNIFE from the coding sequence ATGATTGAAAAATATAACTCACTAAAAAAGTTTGACAACTCATTCATAAACTCAAATGTAAAATTAATTGCTGGAGTTGACGAGGCAGGACGTGGTCCGATTGCAGGTCCGGTTGTAGCAGCAGCAGTGATATTTGACAAAAAAAAATTCAATCCGCAAATCAATGATTCAAAAAAACTTTCTGAAAAAAAGCGTGAAGAACTTTTTGAGTGGATAATTCAAAACTGTATCAGTTATTCTATTGGCATTGTAAGTCATATTGAAATTGATGAAATTAATATTTTGCAGGCATCACTTAAAGCAATGAAAATTGCTGTAGATAACCTTAAAATAAAACCACATTTAATTCTTATTGATGGGAATAAATCTTTTTCAAATGATAATGAAATTGACATTAAAACTATTGTGAAAGGTGATTCAAAATCATTTGCAATAGCATCTGCTTCGATAATTGCAAAAGTAACAAGAGATAGAATTATGAAGGAAGCATCACTTATGCATCCAGAATATTTATGGGAAAAGAATAAAGGTTATCCAACTTTACAACATATCGAAGCAGTAAAAACTTTCGGTATAACACCACTTCATAGAAAAACATTTTTAAAAAATATTTTTGAATAA
- a CDS encoding BamA/OMP85 family outer membrane protein: MIRPGISFIIIFFLVSSITFSQIISSIELNGNKAFNEKDYLKWSSISKGTKIYDGICDSIKQNILKTLFEQGYYNSEVEVKLYSIDSLNTKLIINVNENEPAYISFIKYNYDEIDSLFLSKSFSELIGNIFSRSLIEQTFDNILHYYENNGFPFASIKINSVYFYRDTLLNRNNVKIDIIIEREKRYSINRIEIDGNSKTKDYVVLRELGVNIGDIYNQKKIDQITNRLNKLNYFEQIEKPFFYLNNKKEGVLKIAIKEKVTNNFDGLIGYVPGQEKEKGFFTGFLNLSFRNLFGTGRAALIRWQKENRKTQEFELQYKEPWLFSLPINLSGNIFQRVQDTTYTQNNYGINLEYLVSDELSASIIFNNQSTIPFERFNKVFTVYNSFSTTIGIIFKIDSRDNYYSPRRGILLSNSYKYSMKKINGPKDYITQQMKTNHELKRLEIDFEFYKEIFLEQIVALKTYVRELTGTEIEISDMYLLGGTKTLRGYREKQFSGNRVIWSNIEYRYLLTDKSYAFIFLDSGYFTTSGNSNMTKSEDFKIGYGFGMNIETGIGLLGVSFALGKGDSFSNGKIHFGIISEF; the protein is encoded by the coding sequence ATGATACGCCCAGGTATTAGTTTTATAATTATTTTCTTTTTAGTCTCCAGTATTACTTTCTCACAAATTATTAGCTCAATTGAATTAAACGGGAATAAAGCATTTAATGAAAAAGATTATCTGAAATGGAGTTCTATATCTAAGGGCACAAAAATTTATGATGGCATTTGTGATTCTATAAAACAGAATATTTTAAAAACACTTTTTGAACAGGGTTATTATAATTCTGAAGTTGAAGTAAAATTATATTCAATTGATTCATTAAATACAAAATTGATAATCAATGTTAATGAGAATGAACCTGCATATATATCATTTATAAAATATAATTATGATGAAATTGATTCCCTTTTTCTATCAAAATCATTTTCAGAATTAATCGGCAATATTTTCAGTAGAAGTTTAATAGAACAAACATTCGATAATATTCTTCACTATTACGAAAACAATGGCTTCCCTTTTGCATCTATAAAAATTAATTCTGTTTACTTTTACCGCGACACTTTACTTAATAGAAACAATGTTAAAATTGATATCATAATTGAGAGAGAAAAAAGATACTCAATCAATCGAATTGAAATTGATGGTAACTCAAAAACAAAAGATTATGTAGTCTTAAGAGAACTGGGAGTAAATATTGGTGATATATATAATCAGAAAAAAATTGATCAGATTACAAATAGATTGAATAAACTAAATTACTTTGAACAAATTGAAAAACCATTCTTTTATTTGAATAATAAAAAAGAAGGAGTATTAAAAATTGCTATTAAAGAAAAAGTTACAAATAATTTTGATGGTTTGATTGGATATGTCCCTGGTCAGGAAAAAGAAAAAGGATTTTTTACAGGTTTCTTAAACTTAAGCTTCAGGAATCTTTTTGGTACAGGAAGAGCAGCATTAATAAGATGGCAAAAAGAAAATAGAAAAACTCAGGAATTTGAATTGCAGTATAAAGAACCATGGCTTTTTAGTTTGCCAATAAATTTATCTGGTAACATATTCCAGAGAGTTCAAGATACAACATATACTCAAAATAATTATGGAATAAATTTAGAATATTTGGTATCTGATGAACTTTCGGCTTCTATAATCTTTAATAATCAATCTACAATACCATTTGAAAGATTTAATAAAGTATTTACTGTTTATAACTCTTTTTCTACAACAATTGGAATAATATTTAAGATCGATTCAAGAGATAACTATTACTCACCAAGAAGAGGGATTTTATTAAGTAATTCTTATAAATATTCAATGAAAAAAATAAATGGACCGAAAGATTATATTACACAACAAATGAAAACCAATCATGAATTAAAAAGATTGGAAATTGATTTTGAATTTTATAAAGAAATATTTTTAGAACAGATAGTAGCATTAAAAACTTATGTGCGTGAACTTACAGGCACTGAAATTGAAATTAGTGATATGTATCTTCTCGGTGGTACTAAAACATTAAGAGGTTATAGAGAAAAACAATTCTCAGGCAATAGAGTCATCTGGTCAAATATTGAATATAGATATTTGTTAACAGATAAGAGCTATGCATTTATATTTTTAGATTCAGGTTATTTTACAACATCAGGAAATTCTAATATGACAAAATCAGAAGATTTTAAAATTGGTTATGGTTTTGGAATGAATATAGAAACTGGAATTGGTCTTTTAGGTGTAAGTTTTGCACTTGGAAAAGGAGATTCATTTTCTAATGGCAAAATCCATTTTGGAATAATAAGTGAATTTTAA
- a CDS encoding 1-phosphofructokinase family hexose kinase: protein MILTVTLNPLLERRLFFNSIELGRNNRCLKETYAAGGKGINVSRQLNFLGIQNQALTFLGGNNGKVLRSILTEERINFSVQSTKSETRLADVIIESDLKRITTFFGENSHITFDEVNEFKIKLEKMIQNSSIVVFSGSSPCKETDDIFPYGIRLANKYDKISILDTYGNHLEDCLNEAPTVVHNNLSEVEDSLSIKLHSEDEIINYLKSLYSKGIKLSFLTDGANQFYAAKFDFIYKISFPNVDVIDSTGSGDAFTAGIAFGLEHSLVFDEFIKIATALGIANATKLATCNVTKEEYEKYLPYIHVESVGKKMKIIDDTPRY from the coding sequence ATGATACTTACTGTAACACTTAATCCACTTCTCGAAAGAAGATTATTTTTTAATTCCATAGAATTAGGAAGAAATAACCGTTGCCTTAAAGAAACTTATGCTGCAGGTGGAAAAGGAATTAATGTAAGTAGACAGTTAAATTTTCTTGGAATACAAAATCAAGCTCTCACTTTTCTTGGCGGGAATAATGGAAAAGTTTTGCGTTCTATTTTAACAGAAGAAAGAATTAATTTCTCTGTACAATCAACAAAATCCGAAACCCGTCTTGCTGATGTAATAATTGAAAGTGATTTAAAAAGAATCACTACTTTTTTTGGAGAAAATAGCCATATTACTTTTGATGAGGTTAATGAATTCAAGATCAAATTAGAAAAAATGATTCAAAATTCTTCTATTGTAGTTTTTTCTGGTAGCTCTCCCTGTAAAGAAACAGATGATATATTCCCGTATGGAATTAGACTTGCTAATAAATATGATAAAATTTCTATTCTCGATACTTATGGAAATCATTTAGAAGATTGCTTAAACGAAGCTCCTACTGTTGTTCATAATAATTTATCTGAAGTGGAAGATTCTTTATCAATTAAATTGCATTCAGAAGATGAAATAATTAACTATTTAAAATCTCTCTATTCAAAAGGAATTAAACTTAGTTTTCTTACCGATGGAGCCAACCAGTTTTATGCTGCCAAGTTTGATTTTATTTATAAAATTTCGTTCCCGAATGTTGATGTAATTGATTCAACTGGAAGCGGCGACGCATTTACAGCAGGAATTGCTTTTGGTTTAGAACATTCTCTTGTGTTTGATGAATTTATAAAAATTGCAACTGCATTGGGCATTGCAAATGCTACTAAATTAGCTACATGCAATGTAACAAAAGAAGAATATGAAAAATATTTACCTTATATTCATGTTGAATCTGTCGGAAAGAAAATGAAAATTATAGATGATACGCCCAGGTATTAG
- a CDS encoding GWxTD domain-containing protein has product MKRIFVIIFLLGNYLLAQVESSRGENVIVSQAFFVDFANYVDTTPAKTRLDVFIQVPYSNIQFVKQNNNFSANYNLSLIFYDKDKKNILFERIWKEKVVTDKFQHTISKDNFNISYKTFDFTPGEYLLTCILEDADSRKSYSKDYLIKINYISDTLGISDIIFVKDIVKDPDGKKIVPNVSRTVTNKTKSLPFYFEVYSAKDREINLEYIIEDLKNNTSIVQKDTYKIKTGTNAIYYTIENTDFKLGDYNLKINVTDAEHNILLSTEKKLYSIITGIPSTIVDLNKAIDQMIYIATPNEIDFIKSGNTYEEKLNRFLAFWEKKKPNPNMEENPILEEYYRRVEYANKNFKGWGREGWRSDMGMIYITFGPPSYVERHPLEPNSRPYEIWDYYELNRSFIFVDQTGFGDYRLINPDYSRWPGYRQ; this is encoded by the coding sequence ATGAAAAGAATATTTGTAATCATATTTTTATTAGGTAATTATTTATTAGCACAGGTGGAGTCATCAAGAGGGGAAAATGTTATAGTATCACAGGCTTTTTTTGTTGACTTTGCAAATTATGTTGATACAACTCCTGCTAAAACCCGCCTTGATGTATTTATCCAGGTTCCTTATTCTAACATTCAATTTGTTAAGCAAAACAATAATTTCAGTGCAAATTATAATTTATCACTAATATTTTATGATAAAGATAAAAAGAATATTCTATTTGAAAGAATATGGAAAGAAAAAGTTGTTACAGATAAATTTCAGCATACTATATCAAAGGATAATTTTAACATATCTTACAAGACTTTTGATTTTACTCCAGGTGAATATTTGCTCACCTGTATTCTCGAAGATGCAGACTCACGAAAAAGTTATTCGAAGGATTATCTGATTAAGATAAATTATATTTCCGATACTCTTGGAATAAGTGATATTATTTTTGTAAAAGATATAGTTAAAGATCCAGATGGGAAAAAAATTGTTCCTAATGTTTCGAGAACTGTAACAAATAAAACCAAATCATTACCTTTTTATTTTGAAGTCTACTCAGCTAAGGATAGAGAGATTAATCTGGAATATATAATTGAGGACTTAAAAAATAATACTTCTATTGTACAGAAAGACACATACAAAATTAAAACAGGCACCAACGCAATTTATTATACCATAGAAAATACTGATTTTAAATTAGGGGATTATAATCTTAAAATTAATGTTACAGATGCAGAACACAATATACTTTTATCAACCGAAAAAAAACTTTATTCAATTATAACAGGAATTCCTTCAACAATAGTTGATCTAAATAAAGCTATTGATCAGATGATTTATATTGCAACACCCAATGAAATTGATTTTATTAAAAGTGGTAATACTTACGAAGAAAAGTTAAATCGCTTTCTTGCATTCTGGGAAAAGAAAAAACCTAATCCAAATATGGAAGAAAATCCAATTTTAGAAGAATATTACAGAAGAGTAGAATACGCAAATAAAAATTTTAAAGGCTGGGGACGTGAAGGCTGGCGATCGGATATGGGAATGATTTATATTACTTTTGGTCCACCAAGCTATGTTGAACGTCATCCACTTGAACCAAATTCAAGACCTTATGAAATTTGGGATTATTATGAATTAAATCGCTCATTTATCTTTGTTGATCAAACTGGCTTTGGTGATTATAGATTGATTAACCCTGATTATAGCCGTTGGCCTGGTTATAGACAATAA
- the rimO gene encoding 30S ribosomal protein S12 methylthiotransferase RimO: MKKSHKISVITLGCSKNTVDSERLMNQLKINNLNLTEDPEDADAVIINTCGFIEAAKEESINTILEAVELKNKGKIKKVVVIGCLSERYAKELKKEIPEVDSYFGTEAYESILKEFGGNLKYELLGERLLTPPKHYAYLKISEGCDHPCSFCAIPLMRGKHKTIPKENLIQEAKFLSSKGVKELILIGQDTTDYGIDLYGKRNISELVNDLSSIEGIEWIRIMYAYPSHFPESLIDTIADNPKVCKYIDLPLQHISDNVLKSMRRGITKKRTIELIEKLRTKIPDLTLRTTFIVGYPNETEKDFEELCNFVKETKFERFGVFTYSMEENTVSYELGDPIPAEIKEERKAILMEIQKDISLNKNKELLGKELKVIIDDINNDFYIGRTEKDAPEVDGEVYIQKDQQDVKVGNFYSTQIYDCNEYDLFGKL; the protein is encoded by the coding sequence ATGAAGAAGTCACATAAAATTTCTGTAATAACATTAGGTTGCTCTAAGAATACAGTTGATTCAGAACGGTTAATGAATCAGCTTAAAATCAATAATCTAAATTTAACAGAAGATCCTGAAGATGCAGATGCTGTAATAATAAATACGTGTGGATTTATAGAAGCAGCAAAAGAAGAATCAATAAATACAATACTCGAAGCAGTTGAATTAAAAAACAAAGGGAAAATTAAGAAAGTTGTTGTAATTGGATGTCTTTCTGAGAGATATGCTAAAGAATTAAAAAAAGAAATTCCTGAAGTTGATTCATATTTTGGAACGGAAGCTTATGAAAGCATTTTGAAAGAATTTGGTGGTAATTTAAAATATGAACTTTTAGGTGAAAGACTTTTAACACCACCAAAACATTATGCATATTTAAAAATATCAGAAGGTTGTGATCATCCCTGCTCTTTTTGTGCTATACCTTTAATGAGGGGAAAACATAAAACAATTCCAAAAGAAAATTTAATTCAGGAAGCAAAATTTCTATCTTCAAAAGGTGTTAAAGAATTAATTCTTATTGGACAGGATACTACAGATTATGGAATAGACCTTTATGGAAAAAGAAATATTTCTGAATTGGTAAATGATTTATCATCAATAGAAGGAATTGAATGGATAAGAATTATGTATGCTTATCCATCACACTTTCCAGAAAGTTTAATTGATACGATAGCAGATAATCCTAAAGTATGTAAATATATTGATTTGCCACTTCAACATATTTCTGATAATGTACTTAAATCGATGAGACGGGGAATTACAAAAAAAAGAACAATTGAATTAATTGAAAAGTTACGAACAAAAATTCCAGACTTAACTTTAAGAACAACATTTATTGTAGGATATCCGAACGAAACAGAAAAAGATTTTGAAGAGCTTTGCAACTTCGTAAAAGAAACAAAGTTCGAAAGATTTGGAGTTTTTACTTATTCAATGGAAGAAAATACTGTAAGTTATGAACTCGGAGATCCAATTCCAGCCGAAATTAAAGAAGAAAGAAAAGCAATATTAATGGAAATTCAGAAGGATATTTCATTAAATAAAAATAAAGAATTGTTAGGAAAGGAACTTAAAGTAATAATTGATGATATAAATAATGACTTCTATATCGGGAGAACAGAAAAAGATGCACCTGAAGTAGATGGAGAAGTTTATATTCAAAAAGATCAACAGGATGTGAAGGTTGGAAATTTTTACAGTACTCAAATTTATGATTGCAATGAGTATGATTTATTTGGTAAATTATAG